In Streptomyces sp. NBC_01551, one DNA window encodes the following:
- a CDS encoding ABC transporter permease, translating into MSSLSLAVRDSATMLRRNLLHARRYPSLTLNLLLTPVMLLLLFVYIFGDVMSAGIGGGGADRSEYIAYVVPGILLMTIGSTVIGAAVSVSTDMSEGIIARFRTMAIHRGSVLIGHVIGSVLQSIASVVLVGAVAVAIGFRSTDASALEWLAAFGLVALYALALTWIAVGMGMASPNAEAASNSAMPLILLPLISSAFTPINAMPGWFQPIAEYQPFTPAIETLRGLLLGTEIGHNGWIALAWSIALAALGYRWSTSKFNHDPK; encoded by the coding sequence ATGAGCTCGCTCTCCCTCGCCGTACGCGACTCCGCCACGATGCTGCGCCGCAACCTCCTGCACGCGCGCCGCTACCCGTCCCTCACGCTCAACCTGCTCCTGACCCCGGTCATGCTGCTCCTGCTCTTCGTCTACATCTTCGGAGACGTGATGAGCGCCGGCATCGGTGGCGGCGGCGCCGACCGCTCCGAGTACATCGCCTACGTCGTCCCCGGCATCCTGCTGATGACCATCGGCAGCACCGTCATCGGGGCCGCGGTGTCCGTCTCCACCGACATGTCCGAGGGCATCATCGCCCGCTTCCGCACGATGGCGATCCACCGCGGCTCCGTACTCATCGGGCACGTCATCGGCAGCGTCCTGCAGTCGATCGCCAGCGTGGTCCTGGTCGGCGCCGTCGCCGTCGCCATCGGCTTCCGCTCCACCGACGCATCCGCCCTGGAATGGCTCGCCGCGTTCGGACTGGTCGCGCTCTACGCCCTGGCGCTCACCTGGATCGCGGTCGGGATGGGCATGGCCAGCCCCAACGCCGAGGCCGCCAGCAACAGCGCGATGCCTCTGATCCTCCTGCCGCTCATCTCCAGCGCGTTCACCCCGATCAACGCGATGCCGGGCTGGTTCCAGCCGATCGCCGAGTACCAGCCGTTCACCCCGGCCATCGAGACCCTGCGCGGCCTGCTGCTCGGCACCGAGATCGGCCACAACGGCTGGATCGCCCTCGCCTGGTCCATCGCCCTGGCCGCCCTCGGCTACCGCTGGTCGACCTCGAAGTTCAACCACGACCCGAAGTAA
- a CDS encoding MarR family winged helix-turn-helix transcriptional regulator: protein MGDTPDGTTPVHEPSLDEQIAVYQREFQDLDPQVEKVVSALSRLNRRMNVAYGRQTAALGISNAEWEVLKALVISGAPYRMGPSELAKQLGLTPAAMTHRIDRMTAEGLVTRERDESNRVRVIVELTDEGRSKWLDAMRAATVFEEDLLQDLSTAERGLLGDILTRLLDRVEDLQSPS, encoded by the coding sequence ATGGGTGACACCCCCGACGGCACTACGCCCGTCCACGAGCCGAGCCTCGACGAGCAGATCGCCGTCTACCAGCGCGAGTTCCAGGACCTCGACCCGCAGGTCGAGAAGGTGGTCTCGGCACTGAGCCGCCTGAACCGCCGCATGAACGTCGCGTACGGACGCCAGACCGCGGCCCTGGGCATCAGCAACGCGGAGTGGGAGGTCCTCAAGGCCCTCGTCATCTCCGGAGCCCCGTACCGGATGGGCCCGAGCGAGCTCGCGAAGCAGCTCGGCCTCACGCCGGCGGCGATGACCCACCGGATCGACCGCATGACGGCGGAGGGTCTGGTCACCCGCGAGCGCGACGAGTCCAACCGGGTCCGCGTGATCGTGGAGCTCACGGACGAGGGCCGCAGCAAGTGGCTCGACGCGATGCGCGCGGCGACGGTCTTCGAGGAGGACCTCCTCCAGGACCTCTCCACGGCGGAACGCGGGCTGCTCGGCGACATCCTGACCCGCCTGCTGGACCGCGTGGAGGACCTCCAGTCGCCGAGCTGA
- a CDS encoding MarR family transcriptional regulator: MMQSGLSKMGARVMVCLLTTDAGSLTASELVQRLQVSPATISKSIAFLESQSLVRRERDERRRERYAVDNDVWYQSMAASVRSITQQVEIARQGVGVLGPGTPAAVRLENVARFLDFVGESLARAAEQAREILYAKPEATSDSSASSTATSTGSTST; the protein is encoded by the coding sequence ATGATGCAATCGGGCCTGTCCAAGATGGGGGCGCGAGTGATGGTCTGCCTCCTCACCACGGATGCCGGCAGCCTGACGGCGTCCGAGCTGGTGCAGCGGCTTCAGGTCAGCCCGGCGACCATCTCCAAGTCGATCGCCTTCCTGGAGAGCCAGTCCCTCGTCCGCAGGGAACGCGACGAACGCCGCCGCGAGCGCTACGCCGTCGACAACGACGTCTGGTACCAGTCGATGGCCGCCAGCGTCCGTTCCATCACCCAGCAGGTCGAGATCGCCCGGCAGGGCGTCGGCGTCCTCGGCCCGGGCACTCCTGCCGCAGTGCGCCTGGAGAACGTCGCCCGCTTCCTCGACTTCGTAGGCGAGAGCCTCGCCCGCGCCGCGGAGCAGGCCCGCGAGATCCTCTACGCGAAGCCCGAAGCGACCTCGGACTCCTCTGCCTCCTCTACCGCTACCTCTACGGGCTCTACCTCTACGTGA
- a CDS encoding ATP-binding cassette domain-containing protein yields MTNMAIAANGLRKSYGDKVVLDGIDLAVPAGTVFSLLGPNGAGKTTAVKILSTLITADAGNLHVAGHDLTAKPQAVRAAIGVTGQFSAVDGLITGEENMLLMADLHHLSKQEGRRVTAELLERFDLVEAAKKPAASYSGGMKRRLDIAMTLVGSPQIIFLDEPTTGLDPRSRHNMWQIIRELVNGGVTVFLTTQYLEEADELADRIAVLSNGKIAAEGTADELKRLIPGGHVRLRFTDPTAYRSAAAALREVTRNDEALSLQIPSDGSQRELRSILDRLDSAGIEADELTVHTPDLDDVFFALTGAGVPAQSTQPAQSKETVR; encoded by the coding sequence ATGACCAACATGGCCATCGCGGCGAACGGGCTGCGCAAGTCCTACGGCGACAAGGTCGTACTCGACGGCATCGACCTGGCGGTGCCGGCCGGCACGGTCTTCTCCCTGCTCGGCCCCAACGGCGCCGGCAAGACCACCGCCGTCAAGATCCTCTCCACCCTCATCACCGCCGACGCCGGCAACCTCCACGTCGCCGGCCACGACCTCACCGCCAAGCCGCAGGCCGTACGGGCCGCGATCGGAGTCACCGGACAGTTCTCCGCCGTCGACGGCCTGATCACCGGTGAGGAGAACATGCTCCTCATGGCGGACCTGCACCACCTGTCCAAGCAGGAGGGCCGTCGGGTGACCGCCGAGCTGCTCGAACGCTTCGACCTGGTGGAGGCCGCGAAGAAGCCCGCCGCCAGCTACTCCGGCGGCATGAAGCGCCGCCTCGACATCGCGATGACCCTGGTGGGCAGTCCGCAGATCATCTTCCTCGACGAACCGACCACCGGCCTCGACCCCCGCAGCCGCCACAACATGTGGCAGATCATCCGCGAACTGGTCAACGGCGGCGTCACCGTCTTCCTCACCACCCAGTACCTGGAAGAGGCCGACGAGCTCGCCGACCGCATCGCGGTACTGAGCAACGGCAAGATCGCCGCCGAGGGCACCGCCGACGAGCTGAAGCGGCTCATCCCCGGCGGACACGTCCGGCTCCGCTTCACCGACCCGACCGCCTACCGGTCCGCGGCCGCCGCGCTGCGCGAGGTCACCCGGAACGACGAAGCACTGTCACTGCAGATCCCCAGCGACGGCAGCCAGCGCGAACTGCGCTCCATCCTCGACCGGTTGGACTCCGCCGGCATCGAGGCGGACGAGCTGACCGTGCACACCCCCGACCTCGACGACGTCTTCTTCGCCCTCACCGGCGCCGGCGTGCCCGCCCAGTCCACCCAGCCCGCCCAGTCCAAGGAGACTGTCCGATGA
- a CDS encoding GNAT family N-acetyltransferase, which translates to MSRHVIRPVRADEWLKVKQLRIAALKDPAAAVAFLETVENAESHPDEFWQGRAEGASHGRAARQFIAEAGDGQWDGSVTVLVEEAGTSDLFGVPVEAAQGHLVGVFVRPEQRGSGLSEALFAAALEWAWSLEEPALERVRLFVHEDNARAGAFYRRVGFEASGWVVPMPGDPSAKELEYVFPRP; encoded by the coding sequence ATGAGCCGGCATGTGATACGTCCCGTACGAGCGGACGAATGGTTGAAGGTCAAGCAGCTGCGGATCGCCGCGTTGAAGGATCCCGCGGCGGCGGTGGCTTTTTTGGAGACCGTGGAGAACGCCGAGTCGCACCCCGATGAGTTCTGGCAGGGGCGGGCCGAGGGGGCCTCGCACGGGCGGGCGGCGCGGCAGTTCATTGCCGAGGCCGGTGACGGGCAGTGGGACGGGTCCGTCACCGTGCTGGTGGAGGAGGCCGGGACCTCTGATTTGTTCGGGGTGCCGGTTGAGGCGGCTCAGGGGCATCTCGTCGGGGTTTTCGTACGGCCCGAGCAGCGGGGGAGCGGGCTGAGCGAGGCGTTGTTCGCGGCCGCGCTGGAATGGGCGTGGTCGTTGGAGGAGCCGGCGCTGGAGCGCGTACGGCTGTTCGTGCACGAGGACAATGCGCGGGCGGGTGCGTTCTACCGGCGCGTCGGGTTCGAGGCGAGTGGGTGGGTCGTGCCCATGCCTGGGGATCCGTCGGCGAAGGAACTGGAGTACGTGTTCCCGAGGCCCTAG
- a CDS encoding type VI secretion protein — MPDPRHTQTPARGGGVPDGVLVGLLAFLLGLAVLVWSATGLAAFFSKGAWPDTVTFTRTPVAVRALIAQPHDIPAAWPDTDPAALSGWGLFWGLFISQLLVLLVLVIFTLGVIARTKSRRALAKTPGPFPQVPPQPTPAAAQPAPAPAPTAAVPRPAPPAGGAHRTPARTPAPVDEAYRYGFGYAPARQAPVPATPAAPTPPLRPRLAYADPATRHHAATQAITEAESAALVVTSSPALWAETKDARAKLGPVLLYDPSHLCDTPARMHWNPAAGCADRDTAAARAIALLAPVRPQARMDAAVADTAETLLRSWLQAAALDERPFKQLHRWTQGNNAQDPVRILRTHPQAAPGAAGELESALTAHPERREQAHHLTTRALSCLSSIHIREACNPNRTDALTLASFITEGGTLYVVGEPLEDPRTHPGAMPLLTALASSVVEHGRRVAARSSDGRLDPPLSLILDDVAAVAPIPALPELLHDETLPLLALCRSREQARSRWPDAPLP, encoded by the coding sequence ATGCCCGACCCGAGACACACGCAGACCCCCGCCCGCGGCGGCGGAGTCCCCGACGGTGTCCTGGTCGGCCTCCTGGCCTTCCTCCTCGGCCTGGCCGTACTCGTCTGGTCCGCGACCGGCCTCGCGGCCTTCTTCTCGAAGGGCGCCTGGCCGGACACGGTCACCTTCACCCGCACCCCGGTGGCCGTCCGCGCCCTGATAGCGCAACCGCACGACATCCCGGCCGCCTGGCCCGACACCGACCCGGCGGCCCTGTCCGGCTGGGGCCTCTTCTGGGGCCTGTTCATCAGCCAGCTCCTGGTCCTCCTGGTACTGGTGATCTTCACCCTGGGCGTCATCGCCCGTACGAAGTCCCGCCGCGCCCTCGCCAAGACCCCGGGCCCCTTCCCCCAGGTCCCCCCGCAGCCGACCCCCGCGGCCGCACAGCCGGCACCGGCACCGGCACCGACAGCGGCCGTCCCCCGGCCCGCCCCGCCGGCCGGCGGAGCACACCGCACGCCGGCCCGCACGCCGGCCCCGGTCGACGAGGCCTACCGCTACGGCTTCGGCTACGCCCCGGCCCGCCAGGCCCCCGTACCCGCCACGCCCGCCGCACCCACCCCACCCCTGCGGCCGCGCCTCGCGTACGCCGACCCGGCGACCCGCCACCACGCCGCCACCCAGGCCATCACCGAGGCGGAATCGGCGGCGCTCGTCGTCACCTCCTCCCCCGCCCTGTGGGCCGAGACGAAGGACGCCCGCGCCAAACTCGGCCCGGTCCTCCTCTACGACCCCTCGCACCTGTGCGACACCCCGGCCCGCATGCACTGGAACCCCGCCGCCGGCTGCGCCGACCGCGACACCGCCGCAGCCCGCGCGATCGCCCTGCTGGCCCCCGTACGACCCCAGGCCCGCATGGACGCCGCCGTCGCCGACACGGCGGAAACGCTCCTCCGCAGCTGGCTCCAGGCAGCCGCCCTGGACGAGCGCCCGTTCAAGCAGCTCCACCGCTGGACCCAGGGCAACAACGCCCAGGACCCGGTCCGCATCCTGCGCACCCACCCCCAGGCCGCCCCCGGCGCGGCCGGCGAACTCGAAAGCGCCCTCACCGCGCACCCCGAACGCCGCGAGCAGGCCCACCACCTCACCACCCGGGCGCTGTCCTGCCTCAGCTCCATCCACATCCGCGAGGCCTGCAACCCGAACCGAACAGACGCGCTGACGCTGGCATCCTTCATCACCGAAGGGGGCACGCTCTATGTGGTGGGTGAGCCCCTGGAAGATCCGCGTACCCACCCGGGTGCGATGCCGCTGCTGACCGCACTCGCCTCCAGCGTGGTCGAGCACGGCCGCCGCGTGGCCGCACGGTCATCCGACGGTCGGCTCGACCCACCACTGTCACTGATCCTGGACGACGTGGCCGCGGTCGCCCCGATCCCGGCCCTCCCGGAGCTCCTGCACGACGAGACGCTGCCCCTCCTCGCCCTCTGCCGCAGCCGCGAACAGGCCCGCTCCCGCTGGCCCGACGCGCCCCTCCCCTAG
- a CDS encoding SCO6880 family protein — MTTQSHQLHPIAPRRTYLIGRARPNAIVGKNRETGEIALIIAGAFLGMMSGLLVPDLTLRIVSLAGFPMLALAAVYVPYRGRTFYKWFEINRSYKRTLRRGTTYRSGAMEAGIRATDGREVEVGPPPGIGRINWLAAPFGPDEIAVLLHADRRTVTAAIEIEGPGVGLRDSEDQEALVDRFGTLLKHVANGDGFVTRLQMLARTLPADPDAHAKDVAQRGDTQAPGWLRDSYEQLQSMVSTSSEQHRAYLVACMHYSRELAAEAHTIARASSPAKGRKLDRDAGLAIVMARELTDICARLAEADIRVRQPLGQGRLSSLVHSMYDPDHPIDHIQAMTKRNAWPAELDAVEPTYLQAKTRESSTRAPWCHATAWVKEWPMTPVGVNFLAPLLVHTPDVIRTVAVTMDLEPTEVAIERMLTEKTNDEADASRAAKMNRTVDPRDIAAHGRLDQRGEDLASGAAGVNLVGYITVSSRSPEALARDKRTIRASAGKSYLKLEWCDREHHRAFVNTLPFATGIRR; from the coding sequence TTGACGACCCAGTCCCACCAGCTCCACCCGATCGCGCCCCGCCGCACGTATCTCATCGGCCGCGCCCGGCCGAACGCGATCGTCGGCAAGAACCGCGAAACCGGCGAGATCGCCCTGATCATCGCCGGCGCGTTCCTCGGCATGATGAGCGGACTGCTCGTCCCCGACCTCACGCTGCGCATCGTCAGCCTCGCCGGGTTCCCCATGCTCGCGCTCGCCGCCGTGTACGTCCCCTACCGGGGCCGCACCTTCTACAAGTGGTTCGAGATCAACCGCAGCTACAAGCGCACCCTGCGCCGCGGCACGACGTACCGCTCCGGCGCCATGGAAGCCGGCATCCGCGCCACCGACGGCCGCGAGGTCGAGGTCGGCCCGCCCCCCGGCATCGGCCGCATCAACTGGCTCGCCGCCCCCTTCGGCCCCGACGAGATCGCCGTCCTCCTCCACGCCGACCGCAGAACCGTCACCGCTGCCATCGAGATCGAAGGCCCCGGCGTCGGCCTGCGCGACAGCGAGGACCAGGAAGCCCTCGTCGACCGCTTCGGCACCCTCCTCAAGCACGTGGCCAACGGCGACGGCTTCGTCACCCGCCTCCAGATGCTCGCCCGCACCCTCCCCGCCGACCCCGACGCCCACGCCAAGGACGTCGCCCAGCGCGGAGACACCCAGGCTCCCGGCTGGCTGCGCGACTCGTACGAGCAGCTCCAGTCGATGGTGTCCACCTCCTCCGAGCAGCACCGCGCGTACCTCGTCGCCTGCATGCACTACAGCCGCGAACTCGCCGCCGAGGCCCACACCATCGCCCGCGCCTCCTCCCCCGCCAAGGGCCGCAAGCTCGACCGCGACGCCGGCCTCGCCATCGTCATGGCCCGCGAGCTCACCGACATCTGCGCCCGCCTCGCCGAGGCCGACATCCGCGTCCGCCAGCCCCTCGGCCAGGGCCGGCTCTCCTCCCTCGTGCACTCCATGTACGACCCGGACCACCCCATCGACCACATCCAGGCCATGACCAAGCGCAACGCCTGGCCCGCCGAACTCGACGCGGTGGAACCCACGTACCTCCAGGCCAAGACCCGCGAGTCCTCCACCCGCGCCCCCTGGTGCCACGCCACGGCCTGGGTGAAGGAGTGGCCGATGACCCCCGTCGGCGTCAACTTCCTCGCGCCCCTCCTCGTCCACACCCCGGACGTGATCCGCACCGTCGCCGTCACCATGGACCTGGAGCCCACCGAGGTGGCCATCGAGCGCATGCTCACCGAGAAGACCAACGACGAGGCCGACGCCAGCCGCGCCGCCAAGATGAACCGCACCGTCGACCCCCGCGACATCGCCGCCCACGGCCGCCTCGACCAAAGAGGTGAAGATCTCGCCAGCGGTGCGGCGGGAGTCAACCTCGTCGGGTACATCACGGTGTCCTCGCGCTCGCCGGAGGCCCTCGCCCGCGACAAGCGGACGATCCGCGCCTCCGCCGGCAAGTCGTACCTGAAGCTGGAATGGTGCGACCGCGAGCACCACCGCGCCTTCGTCAACACCTTGCCGTTCGCCACCGGCATCCGACGCTAG
- a CDS encoding ATP-binding protein, with product MRDPMSALTDAFTSFLFGKVETTRLPVRTSTGQAQAVYLPTAAPGLGDSGVIIGREVYSGKGYIYDPFQLYGQQLPAPHWLVLGESGNGKSALEKTYVLRQLRFRDRQVVVLDAQGEDGVGEWNLIAQQLGITPIRLDPIAANDDGIRLNPLDPAITTTGQLALLRTIIEVAMGHGLDERSGFALKVAHAYVVDTIRDRQPVLTDIVDQLRHPEAESAEAMNVDIDDVRAWGLDVALVIDRLVDGDLRGMFDGPTTVGIDLDAPLIVFDLSHIDRNSIAMPILMAIVGVWLEHTWIRPDRKKRIFLVEEAWHIINSPFVAQLFQRLLKFGRRLGLSFVAVVHHLSDVVDGAAAREAAAILKMASTRTIYAQKADEARATGRVLGLPRWAVEIIPTLTPGIAVWDVNGNVQVVKHLITEAERPLVYTDRAMTESSTPHHLPDDLLAAELEAEERALLIERHHNGPGSATTVA from the coding sequence ATGCGAGATCCCATGTCCGCTCTGACGGACGCCTTCACCAGCTTCCTGTTCGGCAAGGTCGAGACCACCCGCCTGCCCGTCCGTACCTCCACCGGCCAGGCCCAGGCCGTCTACCTGCCCACCGCCGCCCCCGGCCTCGGCGACTCCGGCGTCATCATCGGCCGCGAGGTCTACAGCGGCAAGGGCTACATCTACGACCCCTTCCAGCTGTACGGGCAGCAACTGCCGGCCCCGCACTGGCTGGTCCTCGGCGAATCCGGCAACGGCAAGTCCGCCCTGGAGAAGACCTACGTCCTGCGCCAGCTCCGCTTCCGGGACCGCCAGGTCGTCGTCCTCGACGCCCAGGGCGAAGACGGCGTCGGCGAGTGGAACCTGATCGCCCAGCAGCTGGGGATAACCCCCATCCGCCTGGACCCCATCGCCGCCAACGACGACGGGATCCGCCTCAACCCTCTCGACCCGGCGATCACCACGACCGGCCAGCTCGCGCTGCTCCGGACCATCATCGAAGTCGCCATGGGCCACGGCCTCGACGAACGCTCCGGCTTCGCCCTCAAGGTCGCGCACGCCTACGTCGTCGACACCATCCGCGACCGCCAGCCGGTCCTCACCGACATCGTGGACCAGCTCCGCCACCCCGAAGCGGAATCCGCCGAGGCCATGAACGTCGACATAGACGACGTCCGGGCCTGGGGCCTCGACGTGGCCCTCGTCATCGACCGCCTCGTCGACGGCGACCTGCGCGGCATGTTCGACGGCCCCACCACGGTGGGCATCGACCTGGACGCCCCCCTCATCGTCTTCGACCTCTCCCACATCGACCGCAACTCCATCGCCATGCCCATCCTCATGGCGATCGTCGGCGTCTGGCTGGAACACACCTGGATCCGCCCGGACCGCAAGAAGCGCATCTTCCTCGTCGAAGAGGCCTGGCACATCATCAACAGCCCCTTCGTGGCCCAGCTGTTCCAGCGCCTGCTGAAGTTCGGCCGCCGCCTCGGCCTGTCCTTCGTCGCCGTCGTCCACCACCTCTCGGACGTCGTCGACGGCGCGGCCGCCCGCGAGGCCGCGGCCATCCTCAAGATGGCCTCGACCCGCACGATCTACGCCCAGAAAGCGGACGAGGCCCGCGCCACGGGCCGCGTCCTCGGCCTGCCCCGCTGGGCGGTGGAAATCATCCCGACCCTCACCCCGGGCATCGCCGTCTGGGACGTCAACGGCAACGTCCAAGTGGTCAAACACCTGATCACCGAGGCCGAACGCCCCCTCGTCTACACGGACCGCGCGATGACCGAGTCCTCCACCCCCCACCACCTCCCCGACGACCTGCTGGCCGCCGAACTGGAGGCGGAGGAGAGGGCCCTCCTCATCGAACGCCACCACAACGGCCCCGGCTCCGCGACCACGGTGGCGTAA
- a CDS encoding MFS transporter, whose product MGAAMRRIQAGNALTAFGIGFTVPFLYIYVAQVRGLGSMAATSAFVAFALGALVALPFTGRVIDRRGPVPVVLGAAVAASVGALSLGLSTGIVPILLSALALGAGQAVMQPALATMIVWCSTPATRTRSFAMQFFMQNLGLGIGGLIGGQIVDESRPGSFTLLFGIEAAMFLVLAGVILTVRMPHAPSIKDSIPKDASQAGGGRQRLLRHRAMVKLLVLGFVIFFACYGQFESGLAAFGTEAAGISPSTLGFALAANTGAIVVAQFVVLRLVEKRRRSRVIALVGLIWTVAWVIAGFSGLGHGSAMMAAAAFISTYALFGIGEAMLSPTLAPLVADLAPEGSVGQYNSAFALVKQMALALGPLGVPLGAGVPMLYIGIFVLVSLGIAGLALRLGKQLSPVQDNPSLASSRIVAQGPAAGSKVGEPVAA is encoded by the coding sequence ATGGGCGCTGCGATGCGGCGGATCCAGGCCGGCAACGCGCTGACCGCGTTCGGCATCGGTTTCACGGTTCCGTTCCTCTACATCTATGTGGCGCAGGTGCGAGGTCTGGGCTCCATGGCGGCCACGAGCGCGTTCGTGGCGTTCGCCCTGGGTGCCCTTGTCGCGCTGCCCTTCACCGGTCGGGTCATCGACCGGCGCGGTCCCGTCCCCGTGGTGCTGGGTGCCGCGGTCGCCGCCTCGGTGGGGGCGCTCTCGCTGGGTCTCTCCACCGGGATCGTGCCGATCCTGCTGTCCGCCCTGGCGCTGGGCGCCGGGCAGGCCGTGATGCAGCCCGCGCTGGCCACGATGATCGTGTGGTGCTCGACGCCGGCCACCCGGACGCGGTCCTTCGCGATGCAGTTCTTCATGCAGAACCTGGGTCTGGGCATCGGTGGCCTCATCGGCGGCCAGATCGTCGACGAGAGCCGGCCCGGCAGCTTCACCCTGCTGTTCGGCATCGAGGCCGCGATGTTCCTGGTGCTGGCCGGCGTCATCCTCACCGTGCGGATGCCGCACGCGCCGAGCATCAAGGACTCCATACCGAAGGACGCCTCTCAGGCGGGCGGTGGCCGGCAGCGGCTGCTGCGGCACAGGGCGATGGTGAAGCTGCTGGTGCTGGGCTTCGTGATCTTCTTCGCCTGCTACGGCCAGTTCGAGTCCGGTCTCGCCGCCTTCGGCACCGAGGCCGCCGGGATCTCGCCGTCCACCCTCGGGTTCGCGCTGGCCGCCAACACCGGTGCGATCGTCGTCGCCCAGTTCGTGGTGCTGCGGCTCGTCGAGAAGCGGCGTCGGTCGCGGGTGATCGCGCTGGTCGGGCTGATCTGGACCGTGGCGTGGGTCATCGCCGGGTTCTCGGGGCTGGGGCACGGCAGCGCGATGATGGCCGCCGCGGCGTTCATCTCCACGTACGCGCTCTTCGGCATCGGTGAGGCGATGCTGTCGCCGACGCTGGCGCCGCTGGTGGCCGATCTGGCTCCGGAAGGTTCCGTCGGGCAGTACAACTCGGCGTTCGCGCTGGTCAAGCAGATGGCGCTGGCACTGGGGCCGCTCGGTGTGCCGCTGGGCGCGGGGGTTCCGATGCTCTACATCGGAATCTTCGTCCTCGTCTCGCTCGGGATCGCCGGGCTGGCGCTGCGGCTCGGGAAGCAGCTGAGCCCGGTGCAGGACAACCCGTCGCTGGCGAGCAGCCGGATCGTGGCGCAGGGCCCGGCGGCCGGCTCCAAGGTCGGCGAGCCCGTCGCCGCGTAG
- a CDS encoding DUF4097 family beta strand repeat-containing protein yields MQKFATTAPISAVLDIPAGRVQIIAADRADTSVEVLPANPSKGRDVKAAEQTTVEYRDGVLRIGVPTKNQYLGNSGSIQVTVQLPAGSRIEAKAAATEFRAVGRLGDVDFEGAYRQIKIDEATSLRLTASDGDVEVGRLGGAAEISTQRGDIRITEALGGKVVLSTQSGDITVGAARGVSASLDAGTSYGRISNDLKNDGTPQLDIHATTSNGDIAARSL; encoded by the coding sequence ATGCAGAAGTTCGCCACCACCGCCCCGATCTCCGCCGTCCTCGACATCCCCGCGGGACGCGTCCAGATCATCGCCGCCGACCGGGCCGACACCTCGGTCGAGGTCCTCCCCGCGAACCCCTCGAAGGGCCGCGACGTGAAGGCCGCGGAGCAGACCACCGTCGAGTACCGCGACGGCGTCCTGCGGATCGGGGTCCCGACGAAGAACCAGTACCTCGGCAACTCCGGATCCATCCAGGTGACCGTCCAGCTGCCCGCCGGCTCCCGCATCGAGGCCAAGGCCGCCGCCACCGAGTTCCGGGCCGTCGGCCGCCTCGGCGACGTCGACTTCGAAGGCGCGTACCGCCAGATCAAGATCGACGAGGCCACGAGCCTCCGCCTCACCGCCTCCGACGGCGACGTCGAGGTCGGCCGCCTCGGTGGCGCCGCCGAGATCAGCACTCAGAGGGGCGACATCCGGATCACCGAGGCCCTGGGCGGCAAGGTCGTGCTCAGCACCCAGTCCGGCGACATCACGGTCGGCGCCGCCCGCGGCGTCTCCGCCTCCCTCGACGCCGGCACCTCCTACGGCCGCATCAGCAACGACCTCAAGAACGACGGCACCCCCCAGCTCGACATCCACGCCACCACCTCCAACGGCGACATCGCCGCCCGCAGCCTTTAA